A part of Sebastes umbrosus isolate fSebUmb1 chromosome 21, fSebUmb1.pri, whole genome shotgun sequence genomic DNA contains:
- the psme2 gene encoding proteasome activator complex subunit 2 isoform X1, which translates to MSKTSALKISRANAEKVESFRQSLYHEADNLFSYYIPRKIVLLDALLKDDALSITDMSSLQAPLDIPIPDPPSPEDEEMETDKNEDDEKKKKKAAPKCGFIKGNEKITTLLERVKPEIVALRETIITVTCWIQHLIPKIEDGNDFGVAIQEKILERIGAVKTKVDGFQTNINKYFLERGDAVGKASKETHVMDYRSLVHEKDEAIYSEIRVIVLDIRGFYAELYDIINKNLEKVTNPKGEEKPSMY; encoded by the exons ATGTCTAAGACTTCTGCCCTGAAGATCAGCAGAGCGAATGCGGAGAAG GTGGAAAGCTTCCGCCAGTCCCTGTACCATGAG GCAGATAATCTGTTCTCCTACTACATCCCCCGGAAGATTGTGCTGCTGGATGCTCTGCTGAAG gATGATGCCCTCAGTATCACGGACATGTCCTCACTCCAGGCTCCCCTGGACATCCCCATACCAGACCCTCCTTCCCCAGAGGACGAG GAAATGGAGACGGATAAGAATGAAGatgatgagaagaagaagaagaaag CAGCTCCTAAATGTGGCTTCATCAAGGGGAATGAGAAGATTACGACGCTTCTAGAGAGGGTGAAACCAGAGATCGTCGCTCTCAGAGAGACCATCATCACT GTCACCTGCTGGATTCAGCACCTCATCCCAAAAATAGAAGATGGAAATGACTTTGGGGTCGCCATCCAG GAGAAAATCTTGGAGAGAATCGGTGCAGTGAAAACCAAAGTGGACGGTTTTCAGACCAACATCAACAA GTATTTCTTAGAGAGGGGAGATGCTGTGGGAAAAGCTTCCAAAGAGACTCATGTG aTGGACTACCGCTCGCTGGTCCACGAGAAGGACGAGGCCATCTACTCTGAGATCAGAGTCATTGTTCTCGACATTCGCGGCTTCTAC GCCGAGCtttatgacatcatcaacaAGAATCTGGAGAAGGTGACCAATccaaaaggagaggagaaaccTTCCATGTACTGA
- the psme2 gene encoding proteasome activator complex subunit 2 isoform X2 — translation MSKTSALKISRANAEKVESFRQSLYHEADNLFSYYIPRKIVLLDALLKDDALSITDMSSLQAPLDIPIPDPPSPEDEEMETDKNEDDEKKKKKAPKCGFIKGNEKITTLLERVKPEIVALRETIITVTCWIQHLIPKIEDGNDFGVAIQEKILERIGAVKTKVDGFQTNINKYFLERGDAVGKASKETHVMDYRSLVHEKDEAIYSEIRVIVLDIRGFYAELYDIINKNLEKVTNPKGEEKPSMY, via the exons ATGTCTAAGACTTCTGCCCTGAAGATCAGCAGAGCGAATGCGGAGAAG GTGGAAAGCTTCCGCCAGTCCCTGTACCATGAG GCAGATAATCTGTTCTCCTACTACATCCCCCGGAAGATTGTGCTGCTGGATGCTCTGCTGAAG gATGATGCCCTCAGTATCACGGACATGTCCTCACTCCAGGCTCCCCTGGACATCCCCATACCAGACCCTCCTTCCCCAGAGGACGAG GAAATGGAGACGGATAAGAATGAAGatgatgagaagaagaagaagaaag CTCCTAAATGTGGCTTCATCAAGGGGAATGAGAAGATTACGACGCTTCTAGAGAGGGTGAAACCAGAGATCGTCGCTCTCAGAGAGACCATCATCACT GTCACCTGCTGGATTCAGCACCTCATCCCAAAAATAGAAGATGGAAATGACTTTGGGGTCGCCATCCAG GAGAAAATCTTGGAGAGAATCGGTGCAGTGAAAACCAAAGTGGACGGTTTTCAGACCAACATCAACAA GTATTTCTTAGAGAGGGGAGATGCTGTGGGAAAAGCTTCCAAAGAGACTCATGTG aTGGACTACCGCTCGCTGGTCCACGAGAAGGACGAGGCCATCTACTCTGAGATCAGAGTCATTGTTCTCGACATTCGCGGCTTCTAC GCCGAGCtttatgacatcatcaacaAGAATCTGGAGAAGGTGACCAATccaaaaggagaggagaaaccTTCCATGTACTGA